One window of Streptomyces sp. SUK 48 genomic DNA carries:
- a CDS encoding DUF6328 family protein → MTDDRRKGRDETKEERADRMWGELVQEVRIAQTGVQILFGFLLTVVFYPKYTTLSDTNQHIYIVTVVLGACTTGALIGPVSLHRLVSGHRVKPQAVRLAARLTFLGLVLLLVTMASALLLILRVATHDGYVPWLIAAVVAWYLVCWFGLPLWARHRHTVGPENE, encoded by the coding sequence ATGACAGACGACCGCCGCAAGGGGCGCGACGAGACCAAGGAGGAACGGGCCGACCGGATGTGGGGTGAACTCGTCCAGGAGGTCCGCATCGCCCAGACGGGGGTGCAGATCCTGTTCGGCTTCCTGCTGACCGTCGTCTTCTACCCGAAATACACCACGCTGTCCGACACCAACCAGCACATCTACATCGTCACCGTGGTGCTCGGCGCCTGCACCACCGGCGCCCTCATCGGACCGGTCTCGCTGCACCGCCTGGTCTCCGGACACCGGGTCAAGCCCCAGGCGGTGCGGCTCGCCGCCCGGCTGACCTTCCTCGGCCTGGTGCTGCTGCTGGTCACGATGGCCTCGGCCCTGCTGCTCATCCTGCGGGTGGCCACGCACGACGGCTATGTGCCCTGGCTGATCGCGGCCGTCGTCGCCTGGTACCTGGTGTGCTGGTTCGGCCTCCCGCTGTGGGCCCGGCACCGGCACACCGTCGGCCCGGAAAACGAGTAA